A genomic window from Scomber scombrus chromosome 18, fScoSco1.1, whole genome shotgun sequence includes:
- the socs1a gene encoding suppressor of cytokine signaling 1a — protein sequence MVADSTVEGHDKTLVSSSSSSSSSSSSSSSSSSSSSSSLSSSLQRHELALGPHRTESEQLQRRAVPDPNQRSVPSVYLTHFRTFSCKEDCKIITDTASKLERSGFYWGPLGVEDAHRMLRDAPLGSFLIRDSRQKDVFFTLSYHAKSGPVSVRIDYKRQKFSLAGNERTFPTLFALLEHYVSSPKKSLSIPYRKWEPTLQELCRKRIMEMCGGASQVSELPLTHVVKDFLSEFPYKL from the coding sequence ATGGTAGCCGACAGCACAGTGGAAGGCCACGACAAGACCCTCGTGTCAagctcatcatcctcctcttcgtcctcctcttcatcctcctcttcctcgtcctcctcctcatcatcactatcatcatcGCTGCAGAGGCACGAGCTCGCCCTGGGGCCACACCGCACAGAGTCTGAGCAGCTTCAGCGTCGGGCCGTTCCAGATCCAAACCAGAGATCTGTCCCCTCTGTGTATCTGACCCACTTCCGGACCTTCAGCTGCAAGGAGGACTGCAAGATAATCACAGACACAGCATCCAAGCTCGAGCGCAGCGGCTTCTACTGGGGCCCTCTGGGAGTGGAGGACGCACACCGCATGCTGCGGGACGCTCCACTGGGCAGCTTTCTAATCCGGgacagcagacagaaagacGTGTTCTTCACGTTGTCCTACCACGCTAAGAGTGGACCGGTCAGCGTACGCATCGACTACAAGCGGCAGAAGTTCTCACTGGCGGGCAACGAGCGCACCTTCCCAACACTCTTTGCCCTCTTGGAGCATTACGTCAGCTCTCCCAAGAAGAGCCTGAGCATCCCATACAGGAAATGGGAGCCAACCCTGCAGGAGCTGTGCAGGAAGCGCATTATGGAAATGTGCGGTGGAGCAAGCCAGGTGTCAGAGTTGCCACTCACCCATGTTGTCAAAGACTTTCTGTCGGAATTCCCTTACAAGTTATGA